The Rhizobium sp. BT03 genome contains a region encoding:
- the uxuA gene encoding mannonate dehydratase: MRQGWRWFGPEAPVTLDDVRQTGATNIVSSLHQVPIGRAWTEKEVRERQSLIETTPGDRSPLVWSVVESIPIPDAVKRKGGEARAEIEAWIASLEAVAACGIPIVCYNFMPVVDWTRTELDFVTPTGATAMRFDHERFAAFDLFVLERPDAGRHYSAEDRERARVVFEAMSEEEIAEITRIITSALPGSTTEPLTIPAFREKLVAYAGIDAARLRRHLIEFLEAVTPAAEARGVKLTLHPDDPPRSLFGLPRIASTGDDYAALFDAVPSPANGMCYCTGSLGVRAENDLPAIARRFASRIHFAHLRATTREGDGRTFHESAHLEGDVDMVAVLRELVAEDKRRSAEDTIVFRSDHGHRMLDDLDKTVTPGYPAIGRMRGLAELRGILHALGAPPT; this comes from the coding sequence ATGCGGCAAGGTTGGAGATGGTTCGGACCGGAAGCGCCGGTGACGCTCGATGATGTCCGCCAGACGGGGGCGACCAATATCGTCTCGTCGCTGCACCAGGTGCCGATCGGCAGGGCGTGGACGGAAAAGGAAGTGCGCGAGCGCCAGTCGCTGATCGAGACGACGCCTGGCGACCGGTCGCCGCTCGTCTGGTCGGTGGTCGAGAGCATCCCGATCCCCGATGCGGTCAAGCGCAAGGGCGGGGAGGCGAGGGCCGAAATCGAGGCGTGGATCGCCAGCCTCGAAGCGGTCGCCGCCTGCGGCATTCCAATCGTCTGCTACAATTTCATGCCTGTGGTGGACTGGACCCGCACCGAGCTCGATTTCGTGACGCCGACGGGCGCCACCGCCATGCGTTTCGATCACGAGCGCTTCGCGGCCTTCGACCTCTTCGTTCTCGAACGGCCGGATGCGGGCCGGCACTATTCCGCCGAAGACCGTGAACGGGCACGTGTCGTCTTCGAGGCGATGTCGGAGGAGGAGATCGCCGAGATCACCCGTATCATCACCTCGGCTCTGCCGGGCTCCACCACCGAGCCGCTGACCATTCCGGCCTTCCGGGAAAAGCTGGTCGCCTATGCCGGCATCGATGCGGCCAGACTACGCCGGCACCTGATCGAATTCCTGGAAGCGGTGACGCCAGCTGCCGAAGCCCGCGGCGTCAAGCTGACGCTGCATCCCGATGATCCGCCGCGTTCGCTGTTCGGCCTTCCCCGCATCGCCTCGACGGGCGATGATTATGCCGCTCTCTTCGATGCGGTGCCGTCGCCGGCCAACGGCATGTGTTACTGCACCGGCAGCCTCGGCGTGCGCGCCGAGAACGACCTGCCGGCGATCGCCCGGCGCTTCGCCTCGCGCATCCACTTCGCCCATCTGCGCGCCACCACCCGCGAGGGCGACGGCCGGACGTTCCATGAAAGCGCCCATCTGGAAGGCGATGTCGACATGGTCGCGGTGCTCAGGGAACTGGTTGCAGAAGATAAGCGCCGCAGTGCCGAGGACACCATCGTCTTCCGCTCGGACCACGGCCACCGCATGCTCGACGATCTCGATAAGACGGTCACCCCCGGCTATCCCGCCATCGGCCGCATGCGCGGCCTCGCCGAACTGCGCGGCATCCTGCATGCGCTGGGCGCCCCGCCGACCTGA
- a CDS encoding DUF4242 domain-containing protein, whose translation MPRYIIERNFAEQLDLSKEGVEQINLINDQEGVKWIFSFLSADRKKTYCLYEAPSTEAILAAARRNNVPADVIIEVSEEIGPNMFA comes from the coding sequence ATGCCACGCTACATCATTGAAAGAAACTTCGCGGAACAACTCGATCTGTCGAAAGAGGGGGTAGAGCAAATCAACCTGATCAATGACCAGGAAGGAGTGAAGTGGATCTTTTCCTTCCTCAGCGCCGACAGAAAAAAGACTTACTGCCTCTACGAGGCGCCTAGTACGGAAGCCATTCTCGCTGCGGCCCGGAGGAACAATGTCCCCGCGGATGTGATCATAGAAGTCAGCGAGGAGATCGGTCCCAATATGTTTGCGTAG
- a CDS encoding DUF992 domain-containing protein, producing MKKILATAFAAVSLTLVGAGAVNAADPVTRSYEEPDLRNGVKIGYLTCDIGGGTGYVLGSSKEADCIFQSTVGNELSDRYTGEVRKLGIDLGFTTRSRLIWAVFAPTAGYHRGSLAGLYVGATAEATLGAGVGANLLVGGTSGSIHLQTVSLTGQLGLNVAAGSASMTLTADN from the coding sequence ATGAAGAAAATTCTTGCGACGGCGTTCGCCGCGGTATCGTTGACGCTGGTCGGCGCTGGGGCGGTCAACGCCGCCGACCCGGTCACCAGGTCATATGAAGAGCCGGACCTGCGCAATGGCGTCAAGATCGGTTACCTCACCTGCGATATCGGCGGCGGTACCGGTTATGTGCTCGGTTCCTCCAAGGAGGCAGATTGCATCTTCCAGTCAACCGTTGGCAATGAGCTTTCGGATCGTTATACCGGCGAGGTGAGAAAACTCGGCATCGACCTTGGCTTCACCACGCGCAGCCGCCTGATCTGGGCCGTGTTCGCGCCGACGGCCGGTTATCACCGCGGATCGCTCGCAGGCCTCTATGTCGGCGCCACCGCCGAGGCGACGCTCGGCGCCGGTGTTGGCGCCAATCTCCTGGTTGGCGGCACCTCCGGCTCGATCCATCTGCAGACGGTCAGCCTGACCGGCCAGCTTGGCCTCAACGTTGCGGCCGGCAGTGCCTCGATGACGCTGACGGCCGACAATTGA
- a CDS encoding ABC-F family ATP-binding cassette domain-containing protein, translating to MIRIENISKQLSHRILFIEASAALNRGEKIGLVGPNGAGKTTIFRMINGEEQPDEGQVSCEKGVTIGYFNQDVGEMAGHSAVAEVMNGAGPVSVVAGQLRELEAAMADPEQADDMDKIIERYGEVQARYEELDGYALEGRAREVLAGLSFSQEMMDGDVGALSGGWKMRVALARILLMRPDVMLLDEPSNHLDLESLIWLEEFLKGYEGALLMTSHDREFMNRIITKIIEIDGGTLTTYSGDYEFYEQQRAQNEKQQQAQFERQQAMLAKEIKFIERFKARASHASQVQSRVKKLEKIDRVEPPKRRQSVSFEFQPAPRSGEDVVSLKNVHKKYGSRSIYEGLDFMVRRRERWCIMGINGAGKSTLLKLVTGTAEPDEGSVALGASVKMGYFAQHAMDILDGEHTVFQSLEDRFPQAGQGPLRALAGCFGFSGDDVEKRCRVLSGGEKARLVMAMMLFDPPNLLVLDEPTNHLDLDTKEMLIKALSQYEGTMLFVSHDRHFLAALSNRVLELTPEGIHQYGGGYTEYVARTGHEAPGLRS from the coding sequence ATGATTCGTATCGAGAATATCAGCAAGCAGCTCAGCCACCGCATCCTCTTCATCGAGGCATCAGCAGCGCTCAACAGAGGCGAAAAGATCGGTCTCGTCGGCCCGAATGGCGCCGGCAAGACGACGATCTTCCGGATGATCAACGGTGAGGAACAGCCCGACGAAGGGCAGGTCTCCTGTGAGAAGGGCGTCACCATCGGCTACTTCAACCAGGACGTCGGCGAGATGGCGGGACACAGTGCCGTCGCCGAGGTGATGAACGGCGCCGGCCCGGTCAGCGTCGTTGCCGGGCAATTGCGCGAGCTCGAGGCGGCCATGGCCGATCCCGAGCAGGCCGATGATATGGACAAGATCATCGAGCGTTATGGCGAGGTGCAGGCGCGCTATGAGGAGCTGGACGGTTATGCGCTCGAAGGACGCGCCCGCGAAGTGCTCGCAGGCCTGAGCTTCAGCCAGGAGATGATGGACGGCGATGTCGGCGCGCTGTCGGGCGGCTGGAAGATGCGCGTGGCGCTCGCCCGCATCCTGCTCATGCGTCCCGATGTCATGCTGCTCGACGAGCCGAGCAACCATCTGGATCTCGAAAGCCTGATCTGGCTGGAGGAATTCCTGAAAGGCTACGAAGGCGCGCTGCTGATGACCTCGCACGACCGCGAGTTCATGAATCGGATCATCACCAAGATCATCGAGATCGACGGCGGCACATTGACGACCTATTCGGGCGACTACGAATTCTACGAGCAGCAGCGGGCGCAGAACGAAAAGCAGCAACAGGCCCAGTTCGAACGCCAGCAGGCAATGCTCGCCAAGGAAATCAAGTTCATCGAGCGGTTCAAGGCGCGCGCCTCGCACGCCTCGCAGGTGCAGAGCCGCGTCAAGAAGCTGGAGAAGATCGACCGGGTGGAACCGCCCAAGCGCCGTCAGTCGGTTTCCTTCGAATTCCAGCCGGCGCCGCGATCCGGCGAGGACGTGGTCAGCCTGAAGAACGTGCACAAGAAATACGGCAGCCGCAGCATCTATGAAGGGCTGGATTTCATGGTGCGGCGCCGGGAACGCTGGTGCATCATGGGCATCAACGGCGCCGGCAAGTCGACACTGCTGAAGCTGGTGACGGGTACCGCCGAGCCTGATGAAGGCAGCGTCGCTCTCGGCGCCAGCGTCAAGATGGGCTACTTCGCCCAGCACGCCATGGATATTCTCGATGGTGAGCACACCGTCTTCCAATCGCTGGAGGACCGGTTTCCCCAGGCGGGGCAGGGGCCTTTGCGGGCGCTTGCCGGATGTTTCGGCTTCTCCGGCGACGATGTCGAGAAGCGCTGCCGTGTGCTCTCCGGTGGCGAGAAGGCGCGGTTGGTCATGGCGATGATGCTGTTCGACCCGCCGAACCTGCTGGTGCTCGACGAGCCGACGAACCATCTCGACCTCGACACCAAGGAGATGCTGATCAAGGCGTTGTCGCAATATGAGGGCACGATGCTGTTCGTCTCGCACGACCGGCATTTCCTCGCCGCACTCTCCAACCGGGTGCTGGAGCTGACGCCTGAGGGCATCCATCAATATGGCGGTGGCTACACGGAGTATGTGGCGCGCACCGGCCACGAGGCGCCTGGTCTCAGGAGCTGA
- a CDS encoding LysR family transcriptional regulator has translation MVHSSPVLPPLDTLETFARAARLGSFSAAAEESGITHGAVSRQVSRLERWMGVRLFAREARGVRLTPEGMRFFARAEEALALLGNSGERWLPRRNKAVVRLSVTPSVASLWLFQRLPKLEGNELHVELTLEHRLADFGEGTDLAIRCGKGPWAGVRALPLWQEKSFPIAAPVLADRLGQRSDALSLLDLPILHDSNIEGWRRWLAREGVDYTPRGHDRRFEDYNLVIDACAQGLGIALARPPLSDAALAAGRVVAVSDRTLDYHVAFHLIRPDDALRSPAIEFASRFLREAGHDEATIAAFIAPGRAKT, from the coding sequence ATGGTTCACAGCTCGCCCGTGCTCCCGCCACTCGACACCCTCGAGACCTTTGCCCGCGCCGCCCGGCTCGGATCGTTTTCCGCCGCGGCCGAGGAAAGCGGCATTACCCATGGCGCCGTGTCGCGGCAGGTCTCGCGCCTCGAGCGCTGGATGGGGGTGCGCCTGTTTGCCCGCGAGGCCAGAGGAGTGCGCCTGACGCCGGAGGGCATGCGGTTTTTCGCGCGGGCGGAGGAAGCGCTTGCGCTGCTCGGCAATAGCGGCGAGCGCTGGCTGCCTCGCCGCAACAAGGCGGTGGTGCGCCTGTCGGTGACGCCGTCCGTCGCCTCCTTATGGCTGTTCCAGCGCCTGCCGAAGCTCGAAGGAAACGAGCTGCATGTCGAGCTGACGCTCGAACACCGGCTGGCGGATTTCGGCGAAGGCACCGATCTTGCGATCCGCTGCGGTAAAGGGCCGTGGGCCGGCGTGCGCGCCCTGCCGCTCTGGCAGGAGAAATCCTTTCCGATCGCCGCCCCGGTGCTCGCAGACCGGCTCGGCCAGCGCTCCGACGCGCTTTCGCTGCTCGACCTGCCGATCCTGCACGATTCAAATATCGAAGGCTGGCGCCGCTGGCTTGCCCGCGAGGGCGTCGACTATACGCCGCGCGGCCACGATCGCCGCTTCGAGGATTACAATCTGGTGATCGATGCCTGTGCACAAGGGCTCGGCATAGCGCTCGCCCGGCCGCCGCTATCGGATGCCGCGCTGGCCGCCGGGCGCGTCGTCGCCGTCTCGGATCGGACACTCGATTATCATGTGGCCTTTCATCTGATCCGACCGGACGATGCGCTCAGAAGCCCTGCCATCGAATTTGCCAGCCGCTTCCTGCGCGAGGCCGGCCATGACGAGGCGACGATCGCCGCCTTTATCGCACCCGGCCGGGCGAAAACGTAA
- a CDS encoding adenylate/guanylate cyclase domain-containing protein translates to MQTIEDWLGQLGLGKYADTFVENDVDLRALPHLAESDLQELGVSLGHRKIILAAINELAHQRPDEQPPALAAAGVESETAADRRLLSVLFCDLVGSTALSAQLDPEDMHELTRHYQDSVAGAVTRFGGYVAKYLGDGVLAYFGWPMAYEDHAERSIRAGLEAMAAVDALQLPNAQRLKARIGIASGRVVVGNTDGSAKERASIAGDTPNLAARLQAAAAPGQIVVSDSTRRLAGQSFEIESLGAQELKGFTSPIALFEVRGQREVDSRFEAAHASGLSKFVGRVSEIGLLLERWELAKAGQGQAVFLSGEAGIGKSRLVEAFEEHLRETQHELIRLQCSPYHATSAFYPIIERLSRVASFTPADDRNTRIEKFRTLVRRYGENPSDVGAIYAELLSLDVGDEFKPPDLSAHQRKELLVRTLVNRLLLAARIAPVLMVFEDAHWIDPSTSEVLRELVSRLHGAAALVVVTHRPEWSANWAGGLAQVTTLSVGRLTRQQMRELIESMVSDIPEQLAERIAERTDGVPLFVEELTRSVVESGKPSSLNAEIPDSLQGSLMTRLDHLAPTAKEIAQIAAVIGREFDRGLLSKIAGVDDRALETALNQLESSQIVVEGGVLHDALVFRHALIQDAAYQSLLNRRRRHFHERIARVLVEHYDDVAATQPELIAQHYEKAQRIELALPYWMKAGERALARSANYEAVDNFQNALAIAEQLPEGPERQRDLLTAILKLGDALFAAGRMTDSLAKYRLAAPLARKAADTQAFIRAVIGLDGTKFLSSNSLAETMPLLEEALEMVEPADMSSRCQILSRLARAYTYLSDGQKAAKCHAEGIKLARRVGDKTALVELSALPFLTPAPVRSATERNDRIARIDEIRRLADEIDDDDVRSRALSVDAYVSTELGDRARADRAVDALDELGTERQHLNVQFYARTAKAMMAILDGRFTVAEEFAEEALKLGMRILGAAPEGVYGMQMFAIRREQSRLSEVAPIIKLLIEESPEGITWLPGFTLVAFDLGYRDAAQRRLSELARTGFALPLDGKRSASLSFLTEVAAGLGDADAAQTLYKLMLDYKEMTVTIGMATVCFGAASRYLGVLAAALGEFDRASEHFEHALEMNAAIGSRPWLAHTQADYADLLMKIGSRAAIKRAMLLSENARSTAADLGMVRLQQRLKPTIH, encoded by the coding sequence ATGCAGACGATTGAGGATTGGCTAGGTCAACTCGGTCTCGGCAAGTACGCCGATACCTTCGTCGAGAATGACGTCGATCTGCGAGCACTCCCTCATCTAGCCGAATCCGACCTCCAGGAGCTCGGCGTCTCGCTTGGGCACCGGAAGATCATTCTCGCTGCTATAAACGAACTTGCGCATCAACGTCCGGACGAGCAGCCTCCTGCTTTAGCCGCTGCCGGGGTCGAATCCGAAACTGCGGCTGACCGGCGATTGCTCAGCGTGCTTTTCTGCGACCTGGTCGGGTCGACAGCGCTATCGGCGCAGCTCGACCCGGAAGACATGCACGAGTTGACCCGCCATTACCAGGATAGCGTCGCCGGCGCCGTCACGCGCTTCGGGGGCTATGTCGCCAAATATCTCGGAGACGGCGTGCTGGCCTATTTCGGATGGCCTATGGCTTACGAGGACCATGCCGAGCGTTCGATCCGAGCCGGCCTCGAGGCGATGGCCGCCGTCGACGCCTTGCAGTTGCCCAACGCGCAGCGATTGAAGGCTCGCATCGGCATCGCATCCGGGCGCGTGGTCGTCGGCAACACCGACGGCAGCGCGAAGGAGCGTGCATCGATCGCGGGAGACACTCCCAACCTGGCAGCACGCCTGCAGGCGGCGGCCGCCCCGGGCCAGATCGTGGTCTCCGACAGCACCCGCCGCCTCGCGGGGCAGTCGTTCGAAATCGAGAGCCTCGGCGCGCAGGAGCTCAAAGGCTTCACCTCGCCCATTGCGCTGTTCGAAGTCCGCGGTCAGCGAGAGGTGGATAGCCGTTTCGAAGCCGCGCATGCCAGCGGGCTTTCGAAATTTGTCGGCCGCGTTAGCGAGATCGGCCTGCTGCTCGAACGGTGGGAGTTGGCGAAGGCCGGGCAAGGCCAGGCGGTCTTCCTGTCGGGGGAGGCTGGCATCGGGAAATCCCGGCTTGTCGAGGCTTTCGAAGAACACCTGCGAGAGACACAGCACGAACTCATCCGATTGCAGTGTTCACCCTATCACGCTACCTCGGCCTTTTACCCGATCATCGAGCGACTGAGCCGGGTTGCATCGTTTACGCCGGCAGATGACCGGAACACGCGCATCGAAAAGTTTCGCACGCTTGTGCGCCGCTACGGCGAAAATCCTTCCGACGTTGGCGCCATCTATGCCGAGCTGCTTTCGCTCGACGTCGGCGACGAGTTCAAGCCGCCGGATCTCTCCGCCCACCAGCGCAAGGAGCTTCTCGTTCGCACCTTGGTGAACCGCTTGCTGCTTGCAGCCAGGATCGCACCGGTGCTCATGGTTTTCGAAGACGCTCACTGGATAGATCCATCCACCAGCGAAGTGCTGAGAGAACTCGTCAGCCGGCTGCACGGCGCCGCCGCCCTCGTCGTTGTGACCCACCGACCGGAATGGAGCGCGAACTGGGCAGGCGGACTGGCGCAGGTGACGACGCTCTCCGTTGGGCGCCTGACCAGGCAGCAGATGCGTGAACTGATCGAATCCATGGTGTCCGACATTCCCGAACAGCTCGCCGAAAGGATTGCGGAGCGGACGGACGGGGTGCCGCTGTTCGTCGAGGAGTTGACCCGCTCGGTCGTGGAGAGCGGAAAGCCGTCGTCGCTCAACGCAGAAATCCCGGACAGTCTGCAGGGCTCCCTGATGACACGTCTCGATCATTTAGCGCCGACGGCCAAGGAGATCGCGCAGATTGCCGCCGTAATAGGCAGGGAATTCGATCGCGGCCTTCTTTCGAAGATCGCAGGCGTCGACGACCGAGCGCTCGAGACAGCACTGAACCAGCTCGAGTCCAGCCAGATCGTCGTCGAAGGCGGCGTCTTGCATGATGCGCTCGTTTTTCGACATGCGCTCATTCAGGATGCGGCTTACCAATCGCTCCTCAACCGGCGCCGGCGGCATTTCCACGAGAGGATCGCAAGGGTTCTCGTCGAACATTATGACGATGTCGCTGCCACGCAGCCCGAACTCATCGCTCAGCACTACGAGAAAGCCCAACGGATTGAGCTCGCGCTTCCCTACTGGATGAAGGCTGGAGAACGCGCCCTCGCACGATCCGCCAACTACGAGGCGGTCGACAATTTCCAGAACGCCTTGGCAATTGCAGAACAGTTGCCTGAAGGGCCTGAGCGGCAAAGAGACCTGCTCACCGCGATCCTCAAACTCGGCGACGCCCTGTTCGCTGCGGGTCGCATGACGGATTCGCTGGCGAAATATAGGCTGGCCGCGCCATTGGCCCGCAAAGCGGCCGACACACAAGCCTTTATTCGTGCGGTGATTGGTCTAGACGGTACCAAATTCCTCTCCTCGAATTCGCTTGCCGAAACGATGCCGCTTCTCGAGGAAGCCCTCGAGATGGTTGAACCAGCGGATATGAGTTCACGGTGCCAGATTCTCAGCCGCCTTGCGCGGGCATACACCTATCTCAGCGACGGCCAGAAGGCTGCAAAATGCCATGCTGAAGGAATAAAGCTGGCTCGACGGGTTGGAGATAAGACTGCGCTTGTGGAGCTTTCCGCCCTGCCATTCCTGACGCCGGCACCGGTCAGGTCCGCCACGGAAAGAAACGACCGAATCGCTCGTATCGATGAAATAAGGCGCCTCGCGGATGAGATCGATGACGACGATGTGCGGAGCCGAGCGCTTTCCGTTGACGCCTATGTCTCCACGGAACTCGGCGATCGCGCACGAGCCGATCGGGCGGTTGACGCCCTCGACGAACTTGGTACCGAGCGGCAGCATCTCAACGTCCAGTTCTACGCTCGCACTGCAAAAGCGATGATGGCCATCCTCGATGGAAGGTTCACCGTCGCCGAGGAGTTTGCAGAGGAAGCGCTAAAGCTGGGTATGCGGATCCTTGGCGCTGCGCCGGAGGGCGTTTACGGCATGCAGATGTTCGCGATCCGACGGGAGCAAAGCCGCCTCTCGGAGGTTGCACCGATCATCAAGCTGTTGATTGAGGAAAGCCCGGAGGGAATCACCTGGCTGCCGGGTTTTACGTTGGTTGCCTTTGACCTCGGCTATCGCGATGCGGCCCAGCGGAGGTTGAGCGAGCTTGCCCGCACCGGCTTTGCCCTTCCGCTTGACGGAAAGCGAAGTGCGTCCCTCTCGTTCCTGACGGAAGTCGCCGCCGGTCTCGGCGACGCAGATGCTGCCCAGACCCTCTATAAGCTTATGCTCGACTACAAGGAGATGACCGTCACCATCGGTATGGCGACCGTTTGCTTCGGCGCGGCAAGCCGCTATCTGGGCGTGCTGGCAGCGGCGCTGGGTGAATTCGACAGAGCGTCGGAGCACTTTGAGCACGCACTTGAGATGAACGCGGCGATCGGCTCGCGGCCGTGGCTCGCACACACACAGGCAGATTATGCGGACTTGCTAATGAAAATAGGTAGCCGGGCCGCGATAAAGAGAGCAATGTTGCTATCCGAGAATGCCCGTTCAACCGCGGCCGACCTGGGAATGGTCCGGCTGCAACAGCGACTGAAGCCAACGATTCATTAG
- a CDS encoding DUF6665 family protein codes for MSVRPPQSFRQSEQDRNGFNVLEYELMSERADALGRHGLKVEAALAALKAWTADRQSAGEREALLNAASDAVWAFFIQREICGLRNNRDAIQRYGIPNEVIARLGAVRK; via the coding sequence ATGAGCGTTCGTCCGCCGCAGTCCTTCAGACAATCCGAGCAGGACAGAAACGGCTTCAACGTCCTCGAATACGAGTTGATGTCGGAACGCGCCGATGCGCTCGGGCGTCACGGGCTGAAGGTGGAGGCAGCACTTGCCGCGCTGAAGGCCTGGACCGCCGACCGCCAGAGTGCCGGGGAACGCGAGGCACTTCTCAATGCAGCCTCCGACGCCGTTTGGGCCTTCTTCATCCAGCGAGAGATCTGCGGACTGCGGAACAACCGCGACGCCATTCAGCGCTACGGCATCCCGAATGAAGTGATCGCGAGATTGGGCGCGGTGCGGAAATAA
- a CDS encoding DUF1328 domain-containing protein encodes MLYYALVFLVVALIAGVLGFGGIAGASASIAQVLFFIFLVLFVVSLVMRFMRRV; translated from the coding sequence ATGCTTTATTACGCTCTGGTGTTTCTCGTTGTGGCCTTGATAGCCGGCGTCCTCGGATTTGGCGGTATAGCAGGAGCTTCAGCTTCCATTGCCCAGGTTCTGTTCTTCATTTTCCTGGTGCTGTTCGTCGTATCGCTTGTCATGCGCTTTATGCGCAGAGTATAG
- a CDS encoding DMT family transporter: protein MEATMSMAASAAVSAKEQGRFDLVAFAAIVVTILFWASSFVVIRICLGPLTPIELATARYVAAGAIALVYLVIYRPLPEKRDVVRLCVAAVLFIAAYAVLLNTGEQTVAAGPASFIINTMPVFTALIATFALGERFGRWGWAGTAVSFGGVALIAVASDVGFKLDPNAILILGAALCSAIASVLQKPLLGRMPALAVTAWILLIGSVPLFPAVPATIQALAAAPAAVNWGVAYLVIFPTAIGYLTWAIALKRLTAARASNFLYGVPPVATLIGFLWLGEIPTALGAVGGVMAILGVLVVNVMRKR, encoded by the coding sequence ATGGAGGCGACAATGAGCATGGCGGCAAGCGCAGCGGTTTCGGCGAAGGAACAAGGCAGGTTCGATCTGGTCGCCTTTGCGGCGATCGTCGTCACCATTCTCTTCTGGGCGTCTTCCTTCGTGGTAATCCGCATCTGCCTCGGGCCGCTGACGCCGATCGAGCTGGCGACAGCGCGTTATGTGGCAGCCGGCGCCATCGCACTGGTGTACCTCGTGATCTACCGGCCGTTGCCGGAAAAACGCGATGTCGTCCGCCTCTGCGTCGCCGCGGTGCTCTTCATCGCCGCTTATGCGGTTTTGTTGAACACCGGTGAGCAGACGGTTGCGGCCGGGCCGGCGAGCTTCATCATCAACACCATGCCGGTCTTCACCGCCCTCATCGCCACCTTCGCGCTCGGCGAGCGCTTCGGCCGCTGGGGCTGGGCGGGTACCGCGGTTTCCTTCGGCGGTGTGGCGCTGATTGCGGTTGCCTCCGACGTCGGCTTCAAGCTCGATCCGAATGCCATCCTCATCCTCGGCGCAGCCCTTTGCTCGGCGATCGCCAGCGTGTTGCAGAAGCCGTTGCTCGGCCGGATGCCGGCGCTTGCCGTCACCGCCTGGATCCTGCTGATCGGTTCCGTGCCGCTGTTTCCGGCTGTCCCCGCGACCATCCAGGCGCTGGCCGCCGCCCCGGCGGCGGTGAACTGGGGCGTTGCCTATCTCGTCATCTTCCCGACGGCGATCGGCTACCTCACCTGGGCGATCGCGCTGAAGCGGCTGACGGCCGCCCGCGCTTCCAACTTTCTCTATGGCGTCCCGCCGGTCGCCACGCTGATCGGTTTTCTCTGGCTGGGCGAGATACCGACGGCGCTCGGTGCGGTCGGCGGCGTCATGGCGATCCTCGGTGTGCTCGTCGTCAATGTGATGCGCAAGCGATAG
- a CDS encoding aldose 1-epimerase family protein: MPSSIRIGNQHLTVDVSSLGAEMQALATSDGRSWLWTGDAAFWTGRSPILFPIVGKAPDDKIAIDGTIYPMAQHGFARRSEFALAASTATMCRYELLASPATRAVYPFDFQLAVTHAIEGRALTVTAEVTNRGQKAMPFGLGFHSAFAWPLPGAAGHAHVVALDNKGEPPLVRLQAGLINPAPLPSPFKAGRLVLDHAMFDEDAMIFPKGAGEGLTYGAEGGPTMQFRFENLPNLALWTKPGAPFLCIEPWHGTAAEAGRSNELSKRPSTTILAPGAVARFAFTVEILQ, translated from the coding sequence ATGCCAAGCTCGATCCGGATTGGAAACCAGCATCTCACCGTCGACGTCTCCTCCCTCGGCGCCGAGATGCAGGCGCTCGCCACCAGCGACGGACGCTCATGGCTGTGGACGGGCGATGCAGCCTTCTGGACCGGACGGTCGCCGATCCTGTTTCCGATCGTCGGCAAGGCGCCCGACGACAAGATAGCAATCGACGGCACGATCTATCCGATGGCTCAGCATGGTTTTGCCCGCCGCAGCGAATTCGCGCTGGCGGCATCCACCGCGACGATGTGCCGATACGAGTTGCTCGCCTCGCCGGCCACCCGGGCGGTTTACCCATTCGATTTTCAGCTGGCGGTGACCCATGCGATCGAGGGCCGCGCGCTGACGGTGACGGCGGAAGTCACCAACCGCGGCCAAAAAGCGATGCCGTTCGGTCTCGGATTCCATTCGGCGTTTGCCTGGCCGCTGCCGGGGGCTGCCGGGCACGCCCATGTCGTTGCGCTCGACAATAAGGGCGAGCCGCCGCTTGTGCGCCTGCAGGCTGGCCTCATCAATCCTGCGCCGCTGCCCTCGCCGTTCAAGGCCGGCCGGCTGGTGCTCGATCACGCAATGTTCGATGAGGATGCGATGATCTTTCCGAAAGGGGCAGGCGAAGGCTTAACGTATGGCGCCGAAGGCGGGCCGACCATGCAGTTCCGGTTCGAAAATCTGCCCAATCTTGCCCTGTGGACCAAACCGGGGGCGCCCTTCCTCTGCATCGAGCCCTGGCATGGAACGGCCGCGGAAGCGGGACGTTCGAACGAGCTTTCGAAGCGGCCATCCACGACGATCCTGGCACCGGGCGCGGTCGCTCGCTTCGCCTTTACCGTCGAGATTTTACAATAA